In the Quercus lobata isolate SW786 chromosome 5, ValleyOak3.0 Primary Assembly, whole genome shotgun sequence genome, one interval contains:
- the LOC115990941 gene encoding berberine bridge enzyme-like 21, with protein MQALMIPLFLVLLLPLHVSASDSVYETFVQCLSNQTNQPEQVSNIVYSQTNPSYTTVLRAYIRNSRFNTSTTPKPTIIVTPTQESHVQATVICTKNIGIQLKIRSGGHDYEGISYISDVPFIILDMFNLRSITINLQEQTAWIESGATLGELYYRIWEKSKVLGFPASVCPTVGIGGHISGGGYGNMLRKHGLSVDHVLDAKLVDVNGKILDKESMGEDLFWAIRGGGGASFGVILSYKIKLILVPETVSVFRIE; from the coding sequence ATGCAGGCTCTCATGATTCCTCTCTTTCTCGTTCTCCTCCTTCCTCTTCATGTCTCTGCCTCAGATTCTGTCTATGAAACATTCGTCCAATGCCTATCAAACCAAACCAACCAACCAGAACAAGTTTCCAATATAGTATACTCTCAGACCAACCCTTCCTACACAACCGTACTTCGAGCCTACATTAGAAACTCCCGGTTCAACACTTCAACCACTCCAAAACCCACAATCATTGTGACCCCAACACAAGAATCCCATGTTCAAGCCACAGTGATTTGTACCAAAAACATTGGGATTCAACTCAAAATCCGAAGTGGCGGCCATGACTATGAGGGTATCTCTTACATCTCAGATGTCCCATTTATAATCCTAGACATGTTCAATCTTCGATCCATCACTATCAATCTTCAGGAACAAACCGCTTGGATTGAATCTGGTGCCACACTTGGAGAACTTTACTACAGAATTTGGGAGAAGAGCAAAGTTCTCGGCTTCCCTGCTAGTGTTTGTCCCACTGTTGGTATCGGTGGCCACATAAGTGGTGGAGGGTACGGCAATATGTTGCGTAAACATGGGTTGTCGGTGGATCATGTTCTTGATGCAAAGCTAGTTGATGTGAATGGAAAGATTCTTGATAAGGAGTCAATGGGGGAAGATTTGTTTTGGGCTAttagaggaggaggaggagcaaGTTTTGGAGTCATACTTTCTTACAAAATTAAGTTGATTCTGGTACCGGAAACTGTTTCGGTTTTTCGTATTGAG